The following proteins come from a genomic window of Winogradskyella sp. PC-19:
- a CDS encoding FAD-binding and (Fe-S)-binding domain-containing protein produces the protein MKEALKRLKSNFQGDIFSDDLMRKIYATDASVYKIMPLAVAIPKSTTDIKQLVDFATKNNTSLIPRTAGTSLAGQCVGEGVVVDVSKHFTKILDLDEINKTVTVEPGVVRDELNNYLKPFGLFFGPNTSTSNRCMIGGMVGNNSSGTTSIQHGVTRDKVLSLKTILSDGSEADFKALTINEFQDKLKLNSLEGKIYKSIYSELNSENVKTQIIDNFPKPEIHRRNTGYAIDELIKSDVFSKSNKAFNMCQLLSGSEGTLAFTTEITLQLDVLPPTNNAIVAVHFDSIDKCMKSVKQVMQHNLHTCEMMDDTILNLTKHNKTQQKNRQFVQSDPVAILMCELKASTEKKLNSEIEKLLETVKRLDLSYAAPILKGEDIAKAMELRKAGLGLLGNMIGDKKAVACIEDTAVALDDLDDFISGFTSLMKCHNQEAVYYAHAGAGEIHLRPILNLKSKADVALFRKITTDVAHLVKKYRGSMSGEHGDGIVRAEFIPLMIGDENYEILKRIKSAFDPNNIFNPGKIIDALPMDKNLRYEVGRKEPEIATVLDFSASQGILREAEKCNGSGDCRKLPEFGGTMCPSYRATRNEKDTTRARANALRDFLTTSEKTNKFDHQELKEVFDLCLSCKACSSECPSSVDVASLKAEFQYHYQKANGFSFKNKFFAKSTKYNRLGSKFSGLSNVVFQNKLLSSAIKRALGIHQNRTLPKFSKSFNSQIKSLLNTDKPIKTVYLFVDEFTNYLESEIAINTFELLSKLNYKIECVKHHESGRSYLSKGFLEESKDIANKNVSIFKDIITEETPLVGIEPSAILTFKDEYIKLADYKESAKSIAKHTYLIEEFIQREIELGNITSAQFTQESKTIKYHGHCYQKALANQKSSFDILNLPNNYKVTIIPSGCCGMAGSFGYDKDNYEVSMKIGEQTLFPAIRKASKDTIIAANGTSCRHQIKDGTNRIAKHPITILKEALL, from the coding sequence ATGAAAGAGGCTCTTAAGCGCTTAAAGTCTAATTTTCAAGGTGATATATTTTCTGATGATTTGATGAGGAAAATATATGCAACTGATGCTTCGGTTTATAAAATTATGCCACTTGCAGTTGCAATTCCAAAATCAACAACTGACATCAAGCAACTTGTTGATTTTGCGACCAAGAATAATACATCACTAATTCCTAGAACTGCAGGTACTTCTTTAGCTGGACAATGCGTTGGAGAAGGTGTCGTAGTTGATGTTTCAAAGCATTTTACAAAAATATTAGACCTAGATGAAATTAATAAAACCGTTACTGTCGAGCCAGGTGTAGTTAGAGATGAATTAAATAATTATCTAAAACCCTTTGGTTTATTCTTTGGGCCAAATACTTCGACATCAAACCGTTGTATGATTGGTGGTATGGTTGGCAATAATTCTTCTGGCACAACTTCTATACAACATGGGGTGACTCGTGATAAAGTTTTGAGTCTAAAAACAATTTTGAGTGATGGAAGTGAAGCTGATTTTAAAGCACTTACAATAAACGAGTTTCAAGATAAATTGAAGTTAAATAGTCTAGAAGGTAAAATTTATAAGTCTATTTATTCGGAATTAAATTCTGAAAATGTTAAAACACAAATCATTGATAATTTTCCTAAACCAGAAATTCATAGACGTAATACGGGATATGCAATTGATGAACTTATTAAATCAGATGTTTTCAGCAAAAGTAATAAGGCATTTAACATGTGTCAATTGCTTTCTGGAAGTGAAGGTACATTAGCTTTTACTACAGAAATCACTTTACAATTAGATGTCTTACCTCCAACTAATAATGCTATTGTTGCAGTTCATTTTGATAGTATTGATAAATGTATGAAATCAGTAAAACAAGTCATGCAACATAACTTGCATACTTGTGAAATGATGGATGACACCATACTTAATCTTACTAAGCATAATAAGACGCAACAGAAGAATAGACAATTCGTTCAATCAGATCCTGTTGCGATTTTGATGTGTGAACTCAAAGCAAGTACAGAAAAAAAGCTAAACTCTGAAATTGAAAAATTATTAGAAACTGTAAAGAGATTAGACTTAAGCTATGCTGCACCTATATTAAAAGGAGAAGATATTGCAAAAGCCATGGAGCTTCGTAAAGCTGGATTAGGTCTTTTAGGTAACATGATTGGAGATAAGAAAGCAGTAGCTTGTATTGAAGATACGGCAGTTGCGCTTGATGATTTGGACGATTTTATTTCTGGATTTACAAGCCTTATGAAGTGTCATAATCAAGAGGCAGTTTATTATGCTCATGCTGGTGCTGGCGAAATACATTTGCGTCCAATACTAAACTTAAAGAGTAAAGCAGATGTTGCATTATTCAGAAAAATAACAACAGATGTAGCACATTTAGTTAAAAAATATCGAGGCTCAATGTCCGGTGAACATGGTGATGGTATTGTTAGAGCAGAATTTATTCCCTTAATGATAGGTGATGAAAATTATGAGATTCTAAAACGAATTAAATCCGCTTTTGACCCAAATAATATTTTTAATCCAGGTAAAATTATTGATGCGTTGCCTATGGATAAAAATCTTCGATATGAAGTAGGCAGAAAAGAACCAGAGATTGCTACTGTTTTAGATTTTTCGGCATCTCAAGGAATACTTCGTGAAGCCGAAAAGTGTAATGGTTCTGGAGATTGCCGAAAACTTCCTGAGTTTGGTGGTACGATGTGTCCAAGTTATAGAGCAACTCGAAACGAGAAAGATACAACAAGAGCAAGAGCTAATGCTTTGCGTGATTTTTTAACAACTTCTGAAAAAACAAATAAGTTTGATCATCAAGAACTTAAAGAAGTCTTCGATTTGTGCTTGAGTTGTAAGGCTTGCTCAAGTGAATGTCCAAGTAGTGTTGATGTTGCAAGTCTTAAAGCAGAATTTCAGTATCATTACCAAAAAGCAAATGGCTTTTCTTTTAAAAATAAGTTCTTTGCTAAATCTACAAAATACAATAGGTTAGGTTCAAAATTTTCTGGCTTATCTAATGTGGTTTTTCAGAACAAATTACTGTCATCTGCAATAAAGAGGGCTTTGGGAATTCATCAAAATAGAACACTACCAAAGTTTTCAAAATCTTTTAATAGTCAAATTAAAAGTCTTTTAAATACAGATAAACCAATAAAAACGGTATACCTCTTTGTCGATGAGTTTACCAATTACTTAGAATCCGAAATAGCAATAAACACTTTTGAATTACTCTCTAAACTTAATTATAAAATAGAGTGCGTAAAGCATCACGAAAGTGGAAGAAGCTATTTGTCTAAGGGATTTCTTGAAGAATCAAAAGATATAGCTAATAAAAATGTTTCAATTTTTAAGGATATAATTACAGAAGAAACGCCATTAGTAGGTATTGAACCTTCAGCAATACTAACTTTTAAAGATGAATATATTAAGCTAGCTGACTATAAAGAATCTGCTAAATCAATAGCTAAGCACACATATTTAATTGAGGAATTTATTCAAAGAGAAATAGAATTAGGGAACATAACATCAGCGCAATTCACACAAGAATCAAAAACCATAAAGTATCATGGGCATTGTTATCAAAAAGCCTTAGCAAATCAAAAATCTAGCTTCGATATTTTAAATCTTCCTAATAACTATAAAGTCACTATTATTCCTAGTGGTTGTTGCGGTATGGCAGGTAGCTTTGGTTATGACAAGGATAATTATGAAGTTAGTATGAAAATAGGAGAGCAAACTTTGTTTCCTGCAATACGTAAGGCTTCTAAAGACACTATAATTGCTGCTAACGGAACGAGTTGTCGTCATCAAATCAAAGATGGGACAAATAGGATAGCAAAACATCCGATTACTATTCTTAAAGAAGCACTACTATAA
- the bshA gene encoding N-acetyl-alpha-D-glucosaminyl L-malate synthase BshA, with amino-acid sequence MKIGIVCYPTFGGSGVVATELGLELSKRGHEIHFITYKQPVRLELLSNNVHFHEVHVPEYPLFHYQPYELALSSKLVDMVKLHGIELLHVHYAIPHAYAAYMAQQMLKDEGIFVPIVTTLHGTDITLVGSHPFYKPAVTFSINKSNAVTSVSESLKQDTLRLFDIKNEIKVVPNFIDIEKHEPNFTDCQRSAMANEDERIITHISNFREVKNIPDVIKIFYGIQKEIPAKLMMVGEGPEKEPAENLVEELGISDKVVFFGNSNEIDRILCFSDLFLLPSETESFGLAALEAMASSVPVISSNSGGLSEVNKDGFSGYLSNVGNISEMTQNALKILKEDKTLYQFKESAKAQSLNFDLHTIVPKYEEIYETTLADCSVK; translated from the coding sequence ATGAAAATTGGAATTGTTTGCTATCCAACCTTTGGAGGTAGTGGTGTTGTAGCTACAGAGTTAGGTCTAGAATTGTCTAAGCGTGGTCACGAAATTCATTTTATTACCTACAAACAACCAGTGCGATTAGAATTATTGAGCAATAATGTTCATTTCCATGAAGTCCATGTTCCTGAATATCCTTTGTTTCATTACCAACCGTATGAACTTGCCCTATCTAGTAAGTTAGTTGATATGGTAAAATTGCACGGTATTGAGCTTTTACACGTTCATTATGCAATACCTCATGCATATGCCGCTTACATGGCACAACAAATGCTTAAAGACGAAGGTATATTCGTACCAATTGTAACTACACTGCATGGCACAGATATTACCCTAGTTGGTAGTCATCCGTTTTACAAGCCAGCCGTGACTTTTAGTATTAATAAGTCTAATGCAGTAACCTCTGTTTCAGAGAGTCTTAAACAAGATACATTACGTTTATTTGATATTAAAAATGAAATAAAAGTTGTTCCAAATTTTATTGATATAGAAAAACATGAGCCTAATTTTACTGACTGTCAACGTAGTGCTATGGCAAATGAAGATGAACGTATTATTACTCACATAAGTAATTTTAGAGAAGTTAAGAATATACCTGATGTTATAAAAATATTTTATGGGATTCAAAAAGAAATCCCGGCAAAATTAATGATGGTTGGTGAAGGACCAGAGAAAGAACCAGCAGAGAATTTAGTTGAAGAATTAGGTATATCTGATAAAGTAGTTTTCTTTGGAAACAGCAATGAAATTGATAGGATTCTATGCTTTAGTGATTTATTTCTATTACCGTCAGAAACTGAAAGCTTTGGTCTTGCAGCATTGGAGGCAATGGCATCTAGTGTTCCTGTTATTTCTTCAAATTCTGGAGGTCTTTCAGAAGTAAACAAAGACGGCTTTTCGGGTTATTTAAGTAATGTTGGAAATATTTCAGAAATGACTCAAAATGCCCTTAAGATTTTGAAAGAGGATAAAACACTCTACCAATTCAAAGAAAGTGCAAAAGCACAATCTCTAAATTTTGATTTACATACTATTGTCCCTAAATACGAGGAGATATACGAAACTACACTTGCTGATTGTTCAGTAAAATAA